From one Actinomycetota bacterium genomic stretch:
- a CDS encoding ACP S-malonyltransferase has product MRAVLFPGQGAQHAGMGSGLRDRHPDAFVEASTVVGFDIAALCDSGRCESATLDCTRWAQPAIVLVSALSALDHGDAFCAAAGHSVGEYSALVHVGSLTLRDALWLVLQRSDAMERATAECPGRMASVLGLDRQLVWSICSRTGASIAAENAPGHVVVTGPNASVEEVTRLSAEAGAKVRMLKVSGPFHSSAMRLAVPSLTRALDAVDIKRPRLPFWSSTRARVLDDPSAIRASLIDQLTEPVEWAATIRGMRNSGVADFHDAGPGNVLAGLVKRILREEVRDGAPVAGGTR; this is encoded by the coding sequence GTGCGGGCGGTTCTTTTCCCCGGACAGGGGGCCCAGCACGCAGGGATGGGTTCGGGCCTGCGGGATCGCCATCCGGACGCCTTCGTTGAGGCCTCCACCGTGGTCGGCTTCGACATTGCGGCCTTGTGCGACTCAGGCCGTTGCGAGTCCGCGACCCTGGACTGCACACGCTGGGCCCAGCCGGCGATCGTGCTCGTCAGTGCGCTGTCCGCCCTGGACCACGGCGACGCCTTCTGCGCCGCCGCAGGCCACAGCGTCGGCGAATACTCGGCTCTCGTCCATGTGGGCAGCCTGACCCTGCGCGACGCGCTCTGGCTGGTCCTTCAAAGGTCCGACGCTATGGAGCGGGCGACGGCCGAGTGCCCGGGTCGCATGGCTTCGGTGCTCGGGCTCGACCGGCAACTGGTTTGGTCGATTTGCTCCAGGACGGGGGCATCGATAGCCGCCGAAAACGCCCCGGGACACGTGGTGGTGACCGGTCCGAACGCTTCCGTGGAGGAAGTGACGAGGCTCTCTGCTGAGGCCGGGGCCAAGGTCCGGATGCTGAAGGTGTCGGGTCCCTTCCATTCGTCCGCAATGAGATTGGCCGTGCCAAGCCTGACGCGAGCGCTGGACGCAGTGGACATCAAGCGTCCGCGACTGCCGTTCTGGTCATCGACGCGGGCCCGGGTCCTCGACGACCCTTCCGCCATCAGGGCTTCTCTGATCGATCAGCTGACGGAGCCGGTCGAGTGGGCCGCGACCATTCGAGGCATGCGGAACTCGGGGGTGGCCGACTTCCACGACGCAGGGCCCGGCAACGTGCTGGCGGGGCTCGTCAAGCGCATCTTGCGGGAGGAGGTGCGGGATGGAGCTCCTGTCGCGGGAGGCACCCGCTGA
- a CDS encoding lipoyl domain-containing protein, whose amino-acid sequence MELLSREAPADIGAAASSQDALADTHHRIVVSPAFGKFVHAAPMTFTAEGEWVSAGQVLGTLETGDGTIDVPSPCDGWLVDYLVLDGQRVRPGTALCHVEAE is encoded by the coding sequence ATGGAGCTCCTGTCGCGGGAGGCACCCGCTGACATAGGCGCAGCTGCGTCCTCGCAGGACGCGCTGGCCGACACGCACCACCGGATCGTCGTTTCCCCGGCCTTCGGAAAGTTCGTGCACGCGGCTCCGATGACGTTCACAGCTGAGGGCGAATGGGTGTCGGCGGGACAGGTTCTCGGGACTCTGGAGACGGGCGACGGAACGATCGACGTCCCCTCGCCCTGCGACGGCTGGCTCGTGGACTACCTGGTCCTGGATGGGCAGCGCGTTCGTCCGGGGACGGCGTTGTGTCACGTGGAGGCCGAGTGA
- a CDS encoding beta-ketoacyl-ACP synthase III produces MTGATVLGCGMAVPSRRVPNCELEATLDTDDAWIRRRTGIQERRVAAPNEATSTFAVAAAKEALDDAGVEAGEVDLVMVATCTPDYPMPGSAPIVQHELGATSAGAVDVNAGCTGFVSALALAAATVDSGQARTVVVCGAETMSRVMDWSDRRTAVLFGDGAGAVVVGRGSGGIGPFVQGSDGAKADWLLIPAGGSRRPADAESVEEHAHTVQMRGQDVYRHAIDRMAEAATAVSDPRDVDLLVAHQANGRIIEALGERLGLEPEQVVCNIARYGNTSAASIPIALAEAARSGRLRRGMRVLLVAFGSGFLWSAGVVRW; encoded by the coding sequence GTGACCGGCGCAACCGTCCTCGGATGCGGCATGGCGGTTCCGAGCCGGCGGGTCCCGAACTGCGAGCTCGAGGCGACCCTGGACACCGACGACGCCTGGATCAGACGCCGCACCGGCATCCAGGAGAGAAGGGTCGCCGCCCCGAACGAGGCGACCTCGACGTTCGCCGTTGCCGCCGCGAAGGAGGCTCTGGACGACGCAGGCGTCGAGGCTGGAGAGGTCGATCTGGTAATGGTCGCGACGTGTACCCCCGACTACCCGATGCCGGGGTCCGCTCCCATCGTGCAGCACGAGCTCGGTGCGACGTCTGCCGGAGCGGTGGACGTGAACGCCGGGTGCACCGGCTTCGTGTCCGCGCTTGCGCTGGCTGCGGCAACGGTTGACTCCGGCCAAGCGAGAACGGTCGTCGTCTGCGGCGCGGAGACGATGAGCAGGGTGATGGACTGGTCCGACAGGCGAACCGCCGTGCTTTTCGGCGACGGCGCCGGAGCGGTCGTGGTCGGCCGTGGATCAGGCGGCATCGGTCCGTTCGTCCAGGGCTCCGACGGAGCCAAGGCCGACTGGCTGCTGATTCCGGCGGGAGGCTCGAGGCGGCCCGCGGACGCCGAGTCCGTCGAGGAGCATGCCCACACGGTCCAGATGCGCGGACAGGACGTTTACCGCCACGCGATCGACCGAATGGCGGAGGCCGCCACCGCCGTGTCCGACCCCCGCGACGTCGACCTGCTCGTGGCGCACCAAGCCAACGGCCGGATCATCGAAGCGCTCGGTGAGCGGCTGGGGCTGGAGCCGGAGCAGGTCGTGTGCAACATTGCCCGCTACGGCAACACCTCCGCCGCGTCCATCCCGATCGCCCTTGCGGAAGCCGCGC